Below is a window of Streptomyces sp. NBC_00223 DNA.
CGTACCCGGCGGGTCGGCAGCCGGCGGGCTCCTGCCCGTACCGGCCTCCGCATCCGTACCGCCGCCCCCGCGCCCGCGACTGTCCGCCGCCGATGTGCCGCTGCCGTCGCTCGCGGAGAGCGCCGCCCCCGCCGATCTGCTCGCCTCCCGGCTCAGCGAGTCCGCCCGTGAGGCGCTGGCCTTCGCCGTGGCCCTGGACGGGGAGTGCCCGCACGCGTCCCATCTGCCCGCGCTCGTCGGCGACACCCACGGGGACGCGGCGCTCGGCGAACTCACCGCCGTCGGGCTCGCCGTCCCCGTCGCCTCGCACTTCCGGCTGGCCGCCGGGGTCGCCCAGCACCTCGCCGTCGCCCTCGCCGACGAGGGCGAACTGTCCGACGTCCAGGCGCACACCGCCGCCCTGCACTACGCCTGGTGGTCCGGGCACCCCTCCGTCACCCCCGAACGCTGCGCCGCCGAGGCCGAGGCGATCCTCGCGGCCATGGCCGCCTGCCGGGACGGCGGCCACCCCGGCGCGGCCGTGCTGCTCGCCCGTACGGTCGCGCCCGCGTTCGCCGCGGCGCTGCACTGGGGTGCGTGGGAGCGGGCGCTGCGGGTCGGCCAGGAGGCGGCCCGGCTGAGCGGGGAGGTCGCCGAAGAGGCGTACTTCCTGCACGAGTTGGGCGTACTCGCGCTGTGCACCGGCAACACGGACCGGGCGCGGGCCGAGCTGGAGGCGTCCATCGCGCTGCGCGGGGCGCTCGCCGACCGGCAGGGGACGGTGGTCGGCCGCCGTACGCTCGCGCTGGTCAACGACCGTGCGCCGACGGCCGGTTCGGGCCCGCTCGAACTCCCGCCGGGCGCCGCCGATGTGACGGCGCCACTGCCGGAGCTGGGCCCGGGGGTGCCGCCGGTGGTCATCACCAAGCAGCCTCCGGGGAGCGGTCCGGGCGGTCCCGGCGTACGGCGACTGGCGGTCGTCGGTACGCGCCGCAACCTCGTCGCCGCGGGTACGGGCGTGGTGATCGCGGCGCTGCTCGGCACGATCGTCACCGTCGGGCTGACCTCGGGCGGCGACGACGACCCTCCCCACCAGGTCAAGCCGATCGAGTCCGTCCAGCAGGACGCGCCCGACGAGACGACGCCGCCGACGGACGACGGCACGCCGACGGTGCCGTCGTCGTCCGCGACGACAACGGCGTCGCCGACGGACACGGCAACGCGATCCACCCCGCCGACGGCGGTCGCCGGAGGCGATCTGTCGAGCCCGCCCGACACCCCGGGCACCCCGACGCCCACTGCGACGACCGCGGGTTCCACGAGCGGCGGGCACTCGACGACGGGCGGCGGCAAGGGTGGGACCACCACGTCGGGTGGCAGCACGTCGAAGGGCGCGACGTCCAGCGGCGGTTCGTCGTCCGGCTCGTCGGCGGGCGCGTCCGCGGGTACGACGTCGGGGTCGTCCTCCGGCACGACCACGGGCACGACGAGCGGTTCCACGACGGGCGCGTCCGGCGGCACGACGGCCGGTCCGACCGGCGGGACCACGACGTCCGGTTCGACGTCGTCCGGTGGCACGACGGCCGGTCCGACCGGCGGCACCACCACGTCCGGCGGCGCGGACCCCTCGGGCGGTACGGAAGCCGGCGGGGCCGACTCGTCCGGCGCGGCGGGCAGCGGCACGTAACGCGCGCCCGCGCCGGGCCCGGGGCGGAGCCGATACGGGCACGTCCCCTCTCCGCGCACGTGCCGCCCCCGCGCGGGGGCGGCACGTGCGCTCCTCTGCCCGCGCGTGAGTGCACCGCGCGGGCGCGCATCCCGCCGCTGCGGGGGAGCTCCCGCTCTCTGCACACGGGCCGCCCCGCGTGGGCGGCACCCCCGCGCCCCCTCACCCGGCCGTGCGTGTTGCCCTCGCGCGGGGGACGCGCCTGCGGCTTCTCAGCGCGGGTGAGTGCACCGCGCGTGAGCGCATCCCGCCGCTGTGGGAGAGTTCCCGCGCTCAGCACACGAGTTGCCCCCGCGTAGGCAGAGCACCCCCGTGCCTCCTCAACCCGCGCGGGCGGCGCCCCCCGCGCCTCCTCAACGTGCGTAAGTGCGGACCGTTCGGCCGGCGCCGTCGGGGGCCGTGAGGGCCGACGAGCCGCCAGTGCGAGTGGCGTTGCCCCGCAGGGGGGATCACGAAACGGCCACTTTCAGCCAACCTCTGTTCAGCTTCCGGACCGCCGTGTAGCGTGACGCGCACATCACTGACATGTCAGTAGCATTTTAATGATGTGGAAGCTTCGGAGCCGGCCCGGCCGGCGCTGATCACGTCCTAACTACGAGGTGAGACATGAAGAAGTGGCTCAGGTACAGCAGCTCTGTCGCAGTGGCTGCGGGACTGATCGCGCTCGCCGGCTGCTCGGGCGGACAGAGCACGGACGCCGCGCACAAGGGCAGCGCCTTCGGGGACTGTGACGTCACGAAGAACCCTCCGGTCCACAAGATGAACACGATGAAGGACGACGTCCTGACCGTCGCCGCGTCGCTGCCCTACCCGGCCGGATACCGGGGCAACACGCTCGACTCCGTCAACGGAGGCTATATGTACTGTCTCGACGCGGAGATCGCGAACCGGGCCGGTCTGAAGAAGATCAAGCTGGTCAACGCCTCCTTCGAGGCGCTGGTGACGGCCAAGGCGTCCAACTTCGACTTCGCCGTCTGGGACATCTACAACACCCCGGAGCGGCGCAAGGTCGTCGACTTCGCGACGCCGTACAACACCTACGAGACCGGCGTCCTGGTCAAGACCGGGTCCAAGCTCACCCAGTCCTCGATCAAGAACGCGACCGTCGGCGTACTGGCCGGATCCGTGCAGTTGAAGTTCGTCAACGAGACCCTCAAGCCCCACCAGGTCCGGGTCTTCAACTCCAACGACGACCTCTTCAACGCCCTCCTCGCGGGCCAGATCGACACCGCGCTGAACGACACCGCGACCGTCATGCCGCGCGCCGCGAAGTCGGACGGAAAGCTCTCCGTGATCGGCAAGTACCCGGTCGGCGGTGACGTCGCCGCGCTGTTCTCCAAGGGATCGCCGAACGTCAAGGTGGTGGACCAGATCCTCGCCGACATGAAGAAGGACGGCACCCTGGACGCGATCATGAACAAGTGGCTCAACCCGATCCTCGGTGGCGACCCGCACCAGCTCCCTGACTGGAGCGCCTGATGACGCGGAGCCTCACCTCCGGCGGGCCGGTGCGTACGGCCTCGCCCGACCGCGGGGAATCCGCCCCCGCCCTGCCCCTGAGCACCTCCGGTTATCTCGGCGGCGCGGCGGTCCTGGCCCTGCTGACCGTCGTCCTGAGCTACGGGTTCGTCGGCACGGCCTTCTCGCTCGGCAAGCCGGCCCATCTGCTGCTCGGCGTCCTGCTTCCCGTACTGATCCTCGGCGGCCCGGTGCTGACCGCCTACCGCCGGAGCAAGCAGTCGGAGGAGGACTGGAAGGAGGGCCGCCACGCCGAGGCCCGGGTGGCGGCCGCGCGGTCGAGGAACGCCTCGGTCAGCTCGCTCGGCCTGACCGGCTTCATCGCCATCGTCGCCCTGGCCGGCACGCTCGTCTTCACCAACCACGGGGCCGTCCAGAAGACCTTCTTCAACGGCTCGTACATGGTGAAGAGCCTCGGGGACATCTTCGGGGCGCTCGTCATCAACATCGAGATCGCGGTCGGCGCCCAGATCCTGGCCATGGTCTTCGGCCTTCTGCTCGCCATCGGCCGGCTGCTGCCCGACAAGGGGTTCTGGCCGGTACGGGCGCTGTGCATCGCGTACATCGACATCTTCCGCGGCATCCCGTCCGTGGTGCTGATCTACCTCGTCTGCTTCGGTCTCCCGCTCACCGACGTCCCCGTCCTGAGCAAGGGCAGCGCCGTCGTCTACGCCATCGTGGCCCTGGCCCTGACCTACAGCGCCTACAACGCGGAGCTGTTCCGCTCGGGCATCGAGTCGATCAACAAGGGGCAGACCGCGGCGGCGCTCTCGATGGGACTGTCGCAGCCCGACGTGCTCAGGTTCGTGGTCCTGCCGCAGATGTCGCGCAACATCGCCGCCCCGATGCTGAGCCAGTTCATCGGCCTGCAGAAGGACACGGCCCTGGTGATCGTCGTCGGCATCATCGACGCGTTCAGCCAGGCGAAGATCTACTCGGCGAACGACTTCAACCTCTCCGCCGTGACAGCCGTGTGCTTCGTCTTCGTCCTCATCACCATCCCGCAGACCCGCCTGGTCGACTACCTCCTGGCACGGTCCGGCACCAAGCTGAGGAAGGTCTGAGCCATGACGAACGCATTCGTGGAGCTGGACCGGGTCACCAAGAAGTACGGCGACAACACCGTCCTCGACCAGGTGGACCTCGACGTCCGGCGGCATGAGGTCGTCACCCTCATCGGCGCCTCAGGATCGGGCAAGTCGACCCTGCTGCGCTGCGTCAACGGACTGGAGACGATCCAGGGCGGCACGATCTCGCTGGGCGGCGACATCGTCTCCGGCGAGGGCGTCGACCTGGTCAGACTGCGCCGCCGGGTGGGCATCGTCTTCCAGAGCTTCAACCTCTTCCCGCACATGACGGTGCTGCGCAACTGCACGCTCGCGCCCGTCCGCGCGGGAGTCGCCGACAAGGCCCAGGCGGAGGCCGACGCCCGCGTCATGCTGGAGCGGGTGGGCCTGAAGGAGAAGGCCGGCGCCTATCCGGACCAGCTCTCCGGCGGTCAGCAGCAGCGCGTGGCCATCGCCCGCGCGATGCTGATGCGGCCGGAAGTGCTCCTGCTGGACGAGATCACCTCGGCGCTCGACCCCGAGCTGGTCATCGAAGTGCTCAACCTGGTCCGCGAGTTGGCGGACGACGGCATCACGATGATGATGACGACGCACGAGATGCCGTTCGCCCGCGAGATCTCCTCCAAGGTCTGCTTCCTGCACAAGGGGACGATCCTCGAACAGGGGCCGCCGCAGCGGATCTTCGGGGAGCCGAAGACGCCCGAGCTGAAGACGTTCCTCCGGAAGATCCAGGAGGCCGGGCGGGACTGACCGCCTGACGCCGACCCGCTTGCGGGGTCCGTCCGCCGGGCCCCGACCACCCCTGTTGCCCGACCACCCCTGTGCCCGACCGTCGGGGCGTGTCGCCCGCGCCCTCCGGGCCACTCCATGACCACCACTCACGACTGAGAA
It encodes the following:
- a CDS encoding ATP-binding protein is translated as MPLPKTARPARDPFAPELGTTTGGGSARVRRVVTSDYLLTINPVDGTEVITCPPEERPTPVRRTREERAARIAAARPTPPPGPPAPELPLLERDEERERLIRLLARGRSTRVTGPSGAGRTSLLESVANACGDLAPDGVLWLSGYRRTAADVLQDLYAVVYGGEGHRPGRAELPELLREVGAVVVLDDLEFGGAALEELLAAAPECAFLMSATPDVPAPAADSMVEEVYLAGLTRVACLDLLQLVAGRRLEEDETAWAADLWFESEGLPLRFVQAGALLRQRDALRQPVDPDWDDSVWENGSPAAALPPAPEIPDLSAFDGPGDADSGPTGGSVPGGSAAGGLLPVPASASVPPPPRPRLSAADVPLPSLAESAAPADLLASRLSESAREALAFAVALDGECPHASHLPALVGDTHGDAALGELTAVGLAVPVASHFRLAAGVAQHLAVALADEGELSDVQAHTAALHYAWWSGHPSVTPERCAAEAEAILAAMAACRDGGHPGAAVLLARTVAPAFAAALHWGAWERALRVGQEAARLSGEVAEEAYFLHELGVLALCTGNTDRARAELEASIALRGALADRQGTVVGRRTLALVNDRAPTAGSGPLELPPGAADVTAPLPELGPGVPPVVITKQPPGSGPGGPGVRRLAVVGTRRNLVAAGTGVVIAALLGTIVTVGLTSGGDDDPPHQVKPIESVQQDAPDETTPPTDDGTPTVPSSSATTTASPTDTATRSTPPTAVAGGDLSSPPDTPGTPTPTATTAGSTSGGHSTTGGGKGGTTTSGGSTSKGATSSGGSSSGSSAGASAGTTSGSSSGTTTGTTSGSTTGASGGTTAGPTGGTTTSGSTSSGGTTAGPTGGTTTSGGADPSGGTEAGGADSSGAAGSGT
- a CDS encoding ABC transporter substrate-binding protein; the protein is MAAGLIALAGCSGGQSTDAAHKGSAFGDCDVTKNPPVHKMNTMKDDVLTVAASLPYPAGYRGNTLDSVNGGYMYCLDAEIANRAGLKKIKLVNASFEALVTAKASNFDFAVWDIYNTPERRKVVDFATPYNTYETGVLVKTGSKLTQSSIKNATVGVLAGSVQLKFVNETLKPHQVRVFNSNDDLFNALLAGQIDTALNDTATVMPRAAKSDGKLSVIGKYPVGGDVAALFSKGSPNVKVVDQILADMKKDGTLDAIMNKWLNPILGGDPHQLPDWSA
- a CDS encoding amino acid ABC transporter permease, whose amino-acid sequence is MTRSLTSGGPVRTASPDRGESAPALPLSTSGYLGGAAVLALLTVVLSYGFVGTAFSLGKPAHLLLGVLLPVLILGGPVLTAYRRSKQSEEDWKEGRHAEARVAAARSRNASVSSLGLTGFIAIVALAGTLVFTNHGAVQKTFFNGSYMVKSLGDIFGALVINIEIAVGAQILAMVFGLLLAIGRLLPDKGFWPVRALCIAYIDIFRGIPSVVLIYLVCFGLPLTDVPVLSKGSAVVYAIVALALTYSAYNAELFRSGIESINKGQTAAALSMGLSQPDVLRFVVLPQMSRNIAAPMLSQFIGLQKDTALVIVVGIIDAFSQAKIYSANDFNLSAVTAVCFVFVLITIPQTRLVDYLLARSGTKLRKV
- a CDS encoding amino acid ABC transporter ATP-binding protein, coding for MTNAFVELDRVTKKYGDNTVLDQVDLDVRRHEVVTLIGASGSGKSTLLRCVNGLETIQGGTISLGGDIVSGEGVDLVRLRRRVGIVFQSFNLFPHMTVLRNCTLAPVRAGVADKAQAEADARVMLERVGLKEKAGAYPDQLSGGQQQRVAIARAMLMRPEVLLLDEITSALDPELVIEVLNLVRELADDGITMMMTTHEMPFAREISSKVCFLHKGTILEQGPPQRIFGEPKTPELKTFLRKIQEAGRD